A stretch of DNA from Desulfurispora thermophila DSM 16022:
ATCTGTTTTGTTCCAGTAGGTCATTGATGTTCAATTGCGCAGCCATTTCGGGTTTGATTTCCCTTCCCGTGCGCTGGGCATACAGTTCGGCAGCACTCAATCCCTCCACTTTTTCCTTGGCCTGGAGAGCCCAGGCCCCTGTATCGGTTGCTTTCAGGTGCGCACCCGCCCCGATGGTAGCCGCCGAGTTTTCCGGGGTGATGGGCCCAGCCGTATTCACATTTAACAGCGCGCAGGCACCCTGCTCAAAGAGCCGGGCAAACCCCGGCATTCGGGCCGGCTCTATATCCTTTAAGCGCAGGCGGTTCACAGTGATGATAATCACACGGCCCGGCTGACCGGAAAATCCCTGTTCAATCGGCTGAGCCTTTGCCTGTGGTATAGGTCGCTCCAACAGCCAGGCCGGACTGTAACCCACCGCTCTGTCCGGTCTTGCCCCCAGGCACAGCAAGAAAACCACCATAAACCAAAAAGCTTTCCTCATCGCCCCTCGCTCCTCAACCTTTTCCTAAAACGTTTCAGCCAGGTGAAATAAAGCTGCTCGGTTTTTTGCACCATACTTTGCGCCGTAAACTCCTCCAGCACGCGCATTCTCCCCGCTTCTCCCATACGGCACCGCAATTCCGGTTGCTGTACAAGGTAGCGTAGTTTTTCCGCCAGTGCCGCCTCATCACCGGGCGGTACCAAAAAGCCAGTCTGCCCATCCCACACTGCTTCGGGTATTCCCCCAACCCGGCTGGCTACCACAACCAACCCGGCCGCCATGGCCTCCAGCACCGTCAGGGGTAGACCTTCGGTCAGCGAAGGAAGAACAAATATATCGAAGCAGTGCATCAACTGCGGGATATCCCGGCGCATACCTGTGAATATGACCCTCTCGCCAATACCCAGCTCCCCAGCCAGGGCCCGGAGCTCAGACATCAGCGGCCCGTCCCCCACCAGAACCAGCCGCAGATCATTTTCCCCCGCCATCTGCCCGTATAAAAGAGCAAAAGCCTTGAGCAGGGTGGAAAGCCCCTTTTGGGGGGCTAAGCGGGCCACCGTACCCAACACTACGCTTGCCCCGCTCAATCCCCAATCTTGCTTCATATCTGGGCGCCTTTGATCCTCGAGAAACCGACCGGGCTCAATCCCGTTGTGGATACACACCACCTTATGGGGCGGCAGCTTTTCCCGCTCAATGAGCTCCCGGCGCAGATTCTCGGAAACCGCAATCACTTGCTGACTGCAGGCGGCCAGGACACGTTCGGCCAGTACCAACGAAAATTGCTTCCATGCCGGCCACCCCGAGTAAAAAATTGAGTTATGGGCAGTAAAAAAACGCAAAGGCGTCCCGGCCAGGAGAGCAGCCAAGCGACCCAGCAAACCGGCCCGGGAACCGTGTGCGTGCAGCAGATCAATCTTTTCCTGTTTTAACAAAACAGCCAGTTTTTTAACTACTACTCTATCTGTAAGCAGGTCAGTATCTGGAGATATTGGCAACGAAAAAACCTTAACCCCCATAGCCTCGACTACCCCTACCATCTCGGGCGGACAGGCCACGGTCAGCTGAAATGTCTCCCTATCCGCGTAGCGAAGTTGTGCTAAAAGGTGATTTTTCATACCACCGGCAGCCGGTCTTATGACATGCATGATCCGATACATATTGACTCCTCACCTTTATTTTCCCACTTTTTGTATCTTACCAGAACTAACTGCTCAAGACAACTTTCCATTAACAAATAACAAACACAAAAAAAATCGCCCTTACGGGCGACCGGTCAAGAGTTATTCTTCCTTAATAGCATTTGTAGGACAATTTTCTACCGCTTCATGGGCCTGGTCTTCCAGTTCAGCAGGCACTTCGCTGACAGTAGCATGCGCCTTATCATCGCTGTTCCAGTCAAAGACTTCCGGGCATGTATCAATACAGGCCCCACAACTGATACACAAATCCTGATCCACTTCCACGCGCACGACTCACACCTCCCGGAAATAGTATTATCTAAAAACAGGGATATTTTCTGCATCCCCCAGGAAAAATATGCTCGTGCCAGCGACAAAAAATACAAGTTTGGAGTATAATTCTAATATATCGGGAAAAGGGGAGATAGCAACACATGCCCTCATTTCAGCAGCAAAAAATACGCCAGTATGGTCTATGGCTGTTAGTAATCGGCCCTGCCCTGTTTTTTGCCGTCTACTACTTCGCCCAGACCTCCCCCACCGCGATAAAACAACAAACAACATTACCGACAAATATATTCACCGCCGGGCAGAATATCCGGTTTGGCCAGCATGATGTCAGTGTGCTACCACAATACAATATACACAAAGAGCTTCATCTGCCGGGCAATACAGTTGTTGCCGACGCCGGCTGGATATTTTTAATTGTTCCGGCCATAATTCCCAACGAACTAAACAATACGGGAAAGTGGCAAGTTATTGATTCCGAGATGCGTCCCTACCCTCTATTAAAAACACTTTCTTTCTTTCCAGGCAGCAAAAAGCCTTCTCCTTCCAAACAACCGGACCTGCAATACCAGATTTACAAAATACCAGAGAGCAAGGCCAAGAACAAATTTTACGTGCTCTGGCAGATGAAAAACCGGCAATTTTGCTGGGTATTCAAATAAATACAGCTCATACACCTACAAAAATCAAATGCAAAGACCCTTGACACCCAGGCCAATTTATTATATCATACTACTTGCACGGCGGGGCGTAGCTCAGTTTGGCTAGAGCGCTACCTTGGGGTGGTAGAGGTCGCACGTTCGAGTCGTGTCGCTCCGACCAGCAAGCAACCATAAAGGGTTCGGTTTAAACCGAACCCTTTATGGTTGCTATTGTTTTTCCAGCATTTTTAACCGCCAGGCACATGTCACATCCTCCACATCTTCAATGCAGCCCTTTATTTCGGGACAAAGAAAACTGCAAACAGCAACTTCCTCTTCCACCTTTTCCTGTTTTACAATGAGCTTAATCCTGTCGGCATAGTTGTCTTTTAGTTGTCTGGCTATTGGACAATGCTGCGGCATATTTTCAACGCCCCCTTGTCATCTTGGTTCTGTCCGTTTACTTTTTACTTTGCTAAAATACGGCATGTCCGCACAACCCGGCCCAAGACAAACCCGACCTAAACTGACCGGCCATATGTAGGTTTTTTGGCCCAAAACTTCCACCATTTTCTTTGCTGGCCGGGCGGTTTCAGCACTGCCCAATCGTTGACAACCGAATTACTCGTAATATCAGAATTACCCGTATGAAGCGAATTTGAGGTTGGGTGCGCTTCCCTTTCCTCACCCACAGCTACTTCCTGCGTGGGATCCTGGACCATATCGGGCATACGACCCGGGACTGGATCCTTTTCAGAGTCTGGCTCTGATTCCGGAACAGGACTTGGGATCATGTCCTCCATCACTGCAGCTGGATTGTGAGTAGAAACCAGGGGATCACCAGTCCAGTACTGCTCACCGAGCATGGAAAAATCCAGCGAATTTGTTACACAAGACCGGGCCCGCAATAAAGTAAGCTCATTTTTCAGCTCGGCAACTTCCTTTCTCAATCTATCTAATTCACGTCTGGTCTCCAGCCAATGTTGAGCCTGACCACCGGCTCCCCACAGTTTGAACACAGTATATACCTCCACATTTTACCATCATTACATTGATATACCATAGCTATTTATTATACACAAATCCTTATTTTCCTCCTGCCAAAAAAGAGAAAAAGCCATGCTTTTACCATGGCTTTAATTCCAGTAAGACTATAGAGCCAGCAAATGCCGGGCCACTTTCCCCGAAGGCGTGCGGGGTATCAGGCCGTATTTGATGAACAGCGGGTAGGACAAGGACAATACCTGCTGGCAAGAACTGGCCAGATTATACCGCAAACCTGCTGGTAAAGGCTCGTTATCCGGCTCCACCAGTGCTTTAAAACAATTATCACCCTCCGGAGTCACCTCGTGCACCACTACAGCGTCACCCACACCGGGTTGGCTGACTAAAAATTTTTCAATCCTGCGCACCAGGATTTGAATTTCTGTGGCTGTCAACGCGGCCACCTCCCGTTTCTCCCGTCATTTCTATTAAAATACGCAGATTATCCACAATATCTATAATATCCAATAATTCCATCCCATCACTGTATTTGGCCAGAATAGCCGTGATGTTTTCCGCCACTTGTTCCGGCGTAGGTTCCATTACCCGAAGCCTCCCCGGCAAAAGATAAACATAGAATGTTCAATTAGGTAATTATATAATAGTCTGAAATTTTCCATCAGCCAATATTTTCACCCTCAGCAGTATATTTTGCCTATCCAACGGTCAGTCCCTATGGCCAAAGCCAATCAGCCAGCTATTTTAACAGCTGGCTGTAAAAAGAATAAATCTAAAAATTTTATTCTGCACTTTATAAATTGCTTGCAAGTCAATATAATTTTTAACACCAACTCAAAAAGCAATAGGAGGAATACCATGACGGTAAAGATTTCCATTAACATTGAAGGTTACGGTAGTATGGAAATACCAAGCCACACACGACTTGGGGAAGTTTTACAGAGCGCTTTACCCGACAAATTTGCCCTGATAGTGGCAGCCAGAGTCAACAACAGTTTGGCTGGGCTGCACACAGAGATCAACGCTCCCTGCCAGATCCAACCGGTTTTTCTAACAGAAGAAGCCGGCCAGCGCATCTATCAAAACTCTTTGCTTGTTTTGCTTGCCAGAGCGGTCAGGGATATCCTGCCGCAGGGCATATTGCGTGTCAAACACTCCCTGGGTAACGCGGTGTACGGAGAAATAGAAATGGCCGATTCCTTCCTCAAAGACAGCGATGTAGAGGCTATAGCCAGTCGGATGTGGGAACTGGTTAATGCCAATGAGCCGTTTTTAGTCAGCAAAACCCCACTGCCGGAAGCAAGGCAAATATTTATACAAAATGGAATGCTGGATAAATATGAACTATTGCAATTCTGGCCCCAGCCCGATGTTCCCCTGGTCAACTACGGCTCTCACCCAGACATCGCGCTAACCCCCCTGGTACCGGAGGCGGGCTACCTGAAAGCATTCAACCTGCGCTATTATCTGCCCGGCTTTATCCTGGAAATGCCCCGCCGGGAGGATCCGTTGCGCATACCTCCTTATGTAGAGCAGGGTAAACTGGCCAATGTGTTTTATGAGTCGGAAAAATGGAACAAGATTATTCATGCCGATAACATCTGTGAACTGAACAAAATTTTTCAGGACGGCGGGGCAAAAGAGCTGATTTTGGTCGCC
This window harbors:
- a CDS encoding glycosyltransferase family 4 protein translates to MYRIMHVIRPAAGGMKNHLLAQLRYADRETFQLTVACPPEMVGVVEAMGVKVFSLPISPDTDLLTDRVVVKKLAVLLKQEKIDLLHAHGSRAGLLGRLAALLAGTPLRFFTAHNSIFYSGWPAWKQFSLVLAERVLAACSQQVIAVSENLRRELIEREKLPPHKVVCIHNGIEPGRFLEDQRRPDMKQDWGLSGASVVLGTVARLAPQKGLSTLLKAFALLYGQMAGENDLRLVLVGDGPLMSELRALAGELGIGERVIFTGMRRDIPQLMHCFDIFVLPSLTEGLPLTVLEAMAAGLVVVASRVGGIPEAVWDGQTGFLVPPGDEAALAEKLRYLVQQPELRCRMGEAGRMRVLEEFTAQSMVQKTEQLYFTWLKRFRKRLRSEGR
- a CDS encoding ferredoxin, producing MRVEVDQDLCISCGACIDTCPEVFDWNSDDKAHATVSEVPAELEDQAHEAVENCPTNAIKEE